A stretch of Campylobacter concisus DNA encodes these proteins:
- a CDS encoding DMT family transporter: MQTKGFLWVLGGAVAECGWAYGLKHAQNAVGFALTAALVCVSFVSFMKAMKYLPVSVAYTVFVGFGAFFIVVAESVSEFRASGQTPDPLRLFFIATLIAGVLGLKRLKS; encoded by the coding sequence ATGCAAACTAAGGGCTTTTTGTGGGTACTAGGCGGCGCGGTCGCCGAATGCGGCTGGGCGTACGGGCTAAAACACGCCCAAAACGCCGTAGGATTCGCGCTTACTGCCGCGTTAGTCTGCGTTAGCTTCGTATCGTTTATGAAGGCTATGAAATATTTGCCCGTTAGCGTTGCATATACCGTATTTGTGGGATTTGGAGCATTTTTTATCGTGGTCGCCGAAAGCGTTAGCGAATTTCGCGCGAGCGGCCAGACGCCAGATCCTTTGCGGCTATTTTTCATAGCGACGCTGATCGCGGGCGTGCTTGGGTTAAAAAGGCTAAAATCTTGA
- a CDS encoding DMT family transporter gives MTHVLALLAAGCCEVLGVFFLTKFQKSFGVKKAAIFLILVANFAISLWLLSYAMQAMPMSVAYAIWTGIGAIGAVGVGVIFNGEKMSAQKAFYLSLITLSAIMLKII, from the coding sequence TTGACGCACGTTTTAGCTCTTTTGGCGGCCGGGTGCTGCGAGGTTTTGGGCGTGTTTTTTCTAACCAAATTTCAAAAAAGCTTCGGCGTAAAAAAGGCGGCGATTTTTTTGATTTTAGTTGCAAATTTCGCCATTTCGCTTTGGCTTTTGAGCTACGCGATGCAGGCGATGCCGATGTCGGTAGCGTACGCGATTTGGACGGGTATAGGAGCGATCGGAGCCGTGGGCGTCGGAGTGATTTTTAACGGCGAAAAAATGAGCGCGCAAAAGGCGTTTTATCTATCGCTAATAACGCTAAGCGCGATAATGTTAAAAATAATTTAA
- a CDS encoding adenine-specific methyltransferase EcoRI family protein: MAKSKNANLHKAKSGKNDEFYTQFNDIQNELRHYKEHFKDKVVFCNCDDPKQSNFFKYFAYNFYLFGLKRLVTTCYKNASGEEFSTLKNPTLFDSEASRERERERERETSAPRLRNRAILSMKVWMKTAKF, translated from the coding sequence ATGGCAAAGAGTAAAAATGCGAATTTACATAAAGCAAAAAGCGGTAAAAACGATGAATTTTACACGCAGTTTAACGATATACAAAATGAACTAAGGCACTACAAAGAGCATTTTAAAGACAAGGTCGTATTTTGCAACTGCGACGACCCGAAGCAGTCAAATTTCTTTAAATATTTTGCCTACAACTTTTATCTTTTTGGGCTTAAAAGACTTGTGACTACCTGCTATAAAAATGCAAGTGGAGAAGAATTTTCGACTTTAAAAAATCCAACTTTGTTTGATAGTGAAGCTTCGAGAGAGAGAGAGAGAGAGAGAGAGAGAGAGACGAGCGCGCCGCGTCTGAGAAATCGAGCTATTTTATCTATGAAGGTGTGGATGAAAACGGCGAAATTTTAA
- a CDS encoding adenine-specific methyltransferase EcoRI family protein, whose amino-acid sequence MDENGEILSDGAKIDEFIARLKPNLLNHDENYPAGDFRSAECIELLKQSEIVVTNPPFSLFREYVAQLVEYDKKFVIIGHQNAITYKEIFKLIKDNQIWLGYGFKGGAAHFINIHYEDYATASHHIEGMIRVSGVNWFTNLPHKKRNEILETIYTFDPQKYPKYDNYDAINVDKTIEIPMDYEGAMGVPITFLDKYNPQQFEINALGIVGSIEFSCNKRMEILDKKGIPTGKFTFNAKGTLYRKFNPQTDKKPAFKDYETGELYSSIYARILIKNKMPKKETK is encoded by the coding sequence GTGGATGAAAACGGCGAAATTTTAAGTGACGGAGCGAAAATAGATGAATTTATCGCTCGTTTAAAACCAAATTTACTAAATCATGATGAAAATTATCCAGCTGGGGATTTTCGTTCCGCTGAATGCATAGAACTTCTTAAACAATCTGAAATCGTAGTAACAAATCCTCCATTTTCGCTATTTCGTGAATATGTCGCGCAACTAGTTGAATATGATAAAAAGTTTGTAATTATTGGTCATCAAAATGCCATAACTTACAAGGAAATTTTTAAACTCATAAAGGATAACCAAATTTGGCTAGGATACGGTTTTAAAGGTGGCGCAGCGCATTTTATAAACATACACTACGAAGACTATGCAACCGCAAGTCATCATATAGAAGGAATGATAAGGGTTTCTGGTGTAAATTGGTTTACAAATTTGCCTCATAAAAAACGTAACGAAATTTTAGAAACTATCTATACTTTTGATCCGCAAAAATACCCAAAATACGATAATTACGACGCGATAAACGTCGATAAAACTATAGAAATTCCGATGGATTACGAAGGCGCGATGGGTGTACCCATAACGTTTTTAGATAAATACAATCCACAACAATTTGAGATTAATGCACTTGGAATTGTTGGCTCAATAGAATTTTCTTGCAATAAAAGAATGGAAATTTTAGATAAAAAAGGAATTCCTACTGGTAAATTTACATTTAATGCCAAAGGGACTTTGTATCGCAAATTTAATCCACAAACTGATAAAAAACCAGCCTTTAAAGACTATGAAACTGGTGAATTATATTCAAGTATTTACGCACGAATTTTGATTAAAAATAAAATGCCCAAAAAGGAGACAAAGTGA
- a CDS encoding DUF262 domain-containing protein, whose protein sequence is MKIELKKITIRELVNGYVRDEENGQVIGYGGALNIRPKYQREFVYGDKQRDAVINTCLWGFPLNTMYWVKNGENEYEVLDGQQRTISICDFVNGDFSLDKMAFKAEWASSVTAFHTMPDDKKEKFLNYELMIYICEGSDSEKLEWFKTINIAGEKLSDQELRNAVFTSQWLSDAKVKFSKRNCLAAQKGSSYFKDDPIRQEILERVITWKVGSKAAEDIEKYMAHQKQTSAQNADELWLYFSGVIDWVKAKFSNYRKEMKGLEWGFLYNKFKDKSLDANELEEKISLLMKDSEVNNKKGIYEYVLSDDEKFLNLRAFDDDIKRETYENQGGICPHCGQKFEIEQMDADHIIPWSKGGKTVRENCQMLCVECNRKKGNR, encoded by the coding sequence GTGAAAATTGAGTTAAAGAAAATCACTATAAGAGAACTAGTAAATGGCTACGTCAGGGATGAAGAAAATGGACAGGTTATAGGCTATGGCGGAGCTTTAAATATCCGTCCAAAATATCAGCGCGAATTTGTCTATGGCGACAAACAGCGAGATGCTGTGATAAACACTTGCCTTTGGGGTTTCCCGCTGAATACGATGTACTGGGTCAAAAACGGTGAAAACGAATATGAAGTGCTTGATGGTCAACAAAGAACTATCAGTATTTGCGACTTCGTAAATGGTGATTTTAGTCTCGATAAAATGGCGTTTAAAGCTGAGTGGGCAAGTAGTGTAACGGCTTTTCACACGATGCCTGATGATAAAAAAGAAAAATTTTTAAACTATGAGCTTATGATTTACATCTGCGAGGGTAGCGACAGCGAGAAGCTAGAATGGTTTAAAACTATAAATATAGCCGGCGAAAAACTAAGTGATCAGGAGCTAAGAAACGCGGTATTTACTAGTCAGTGGCTAAGCGATGCGAAGGTAAAATTTAGTAAAAGAAATTGTTTAGCTGCACAAAAAGGTAGTAGTTATTTTAAAGACGATCCTATAAGACAAGAAATTTTAGAAAGGGTAATAACGTGGAAAGTTGGCTCAAAGGCTGCCGAAGATATAGAAAAATATATGGCTCATCAAAAACAAACGAGTGCGCAAAACGCTGACGAACTGTGGCTTTATTTTAGCGGCGTCATCGACTGGGTAAAGGCAAAATTTTCTAACTACCGTAAAGAAATGAAGGGACTTGAGTGGGGATTTCTTTATAATAAATTTAAAGATAAATCCCTTGATGCAAATGAGCTGGAAGAAAAAATTTCACTTCTCATGAAAGATAGCGAAGTTAATAATAAAAAGGGGATATATGAATACGTTTTAAGTGATGATGAGAAATTTTTAAATTTGCGCGCTTTTGATGATGATATAAAGCGTGAAACCTATGAAAATCAAGGCGGGATTTGCCCTCACTGCGGTCAAAAATTTGAGATAGAGCAAATGGATGCAGATCATATAATACCTTGGAGTAAAGGTGGAAAAACCGTTCGTGAAAACTGCCAAATGCTCTGTGTAGAGTGTAATAGAAAAAAGGGAAATAGATAA
- the ribH gene encoding 6,7-dimethyl-8-ribityllumazine synthase, which produces MKIIEGNLALKGGEKIAIINARFNHIITDRLVEGARDAFLRHGGDEANLSLILVPGAFEIPMALEKTLASGKFDAICCVGAVIRGSTPHFDYVSAETTKGIANVTLKYGKPVTFGVLTVDSIEQAIERAGSKAGNKGFEAMTGVIEMLSLYKNLEA; this is translated from the coding sequence ATGAAAATAATCGAAGGAAATTTGGCTTTAAAAGGCGGCGAGAAGATCGCTATCATTAACGCGAGATTTAACCACATCATCACCGATAGGCTGGTCGAGGGCGCGAGGGACGCGTTTTTGCGTCACGGTGGCGACGAGGCGAATTTGAGCCTCATTTTGGTGCCTGGCGCATTTGAGATACCTATGGCGCTTGAAAAGACCCTAGCTAGCGGCAAATTTGACGCTATTTGCTGCGTGGGAGCGGTGATCCGCGGCTCTACGCCTCATTTTGACTACGTGAGCGCTGAGACCACCAAGGGCATCGCAAACGTCACACTAAAGTACGGCAAACCGGTGACCTTTGGCGTGCTAACGGTAGATAGCATCGAGCAAGCCATCGAGCGAGCGGGTTCAAAGGCCGGAAATAAGGGCTTTGAAGCGATGACGGGCGTAATCGAGATGCTAAGCTTATATAAAAATTTGGAGGCGTAA
- the nusB gene encoding transcription antitermination factor NusB: MATRHQVRQAVVSLLYSNEINPVTAAFEEEFLEEKKIRNERKSEAQQTFKEVLANKEKLDEILKPYLKDGDFSKVGATELAILRLGLYEMKFSQTDKAVIINEAIELAKELGSDQAPKFINGVLDKLKGDL, encoded by the coding sequence ATGGCGACTCGTCATCAGGTTAGGCAGGCCGTCGTTTCGCTACTATACTCAAATGAGATAAATCCAGTAACTGCTGCATTTGAAGAGGAATTTTTAGAAGAGAAAAAGATAAGAAACGAGCGAAAAAGTGAGGCGCAGCAGACTTTTAAAGAGGTGCTCGCAAATAAAGAAAAACTAGATGAAATTTTAAAGCCATATCTAAAAGACGGCGATTTTAGCAAAGTTGGTGCGACTGAACTTGCCATCCTTAGACTTGGACTTTATGAGATGAAATTTAGCCAAACGGATAAGGCTGTTATCATAAACGAAGCGATCGAGCTTGCGAAAGAACTTGGAAGTGATCAGGCACCAAAATTTATAAACGGTGTACTTGATAAGCTAAAGGGCGATCTGTGA
- the pyrF gene encoding orotidine-5'-phosphate decarboxylase, which translates to MRLCVALDMASREENLALASELKGLDLWLKVGLRSYLRDGAKFIEGLKGLGNFKIFLDLKLYDIPNTMADAAEVVSKIGVDMINVHASAGKRAMKTVMDRLAGLGNRPLVLAVSALTSFSESEFDAVYNDTIARAVRKFSQMSFEAGLDGMVCSVFESKLIKDVTNEKFITLCPGVRPFGESAGDQKRVANLVSAKQEGSDFIVVGRPIYENANPREICERILEQN; encoded by the coding sequence GTGAGGCTCTGCGTCGCACTTGATATGGCTAGTCGTGAAGAGAATTTAGCCCTTGCTAGCGAGCTAAAAGGGCTTGATCTTTGGCTAAAAGTGGGGCTTAGAAGCTATCTTAGGGATGGGGCAAAATTTATAGAAGGGTTAAAAGGACTTGGAAATTTTAAAATTTTCCTTGATCTAAAGCTCTATGATATACCAAATACGATGGCGGATGCGGCCGAAGTCGTCTCAAAAATCGGCGTAGATATGATAAATGTGCATGCTAGCGCTGGTAAACGCGCGATGAAGACAGTTATGGATAGGCTAGCTGGTCTTGGGAATCGTCCTTTGGTGCTCGCAGTATCGGCACTTACTAGCTTTAGTGAGAGCGAGTTTGACGCTGTTTATAATGATACGATCGCAAGAGCCGTTAGAAAATTTAGCCAGATGAGTTTTGAAGCAGGACTTGATGGAATGGTCTGTTCTGTTTTTGAAAGTAAGCTCATCAAAGATGTAACAAATGAGAAATTTATCACCCTTTGCCCTGGTGTTAGGCCTTTTGGCGAGAGCGCTGGAGATCAAAAAAGAGTAGCAAACTTAGTGAGTGCAAAGCAAGAAGGTAGCGACTTTATCGTTGTTGGCAGGCCGATTTATGAAAATGCAAATCCAAGAGAAATTTGTGAACGAATTTTGGAGCAAAATTAA
- a CDS encoding helix-hairpin-helix domain-containing protein encodes MSDFKKIPYVGEATETDLLALGYTDIASLKVAVLDEMFEHTKALDLGSNGYFLNVYRMIYYYANTPRLDKNQVETVALA; translated from the coding sequence TTGAGTGATTTTAAGAAAATCCCCTATGTTGGCGAAGCGACAGAGACCGATCTGCTGGCGCTCGGCTACACAGACATTGCTTCGTTAAAGGTTGCGGTTCTGGACGAGATGTTTGAACACACAAAGGCGCTTGATCTCGGTAGTAATGGATACTTTCTCAATGTTTATCGTATGATTTACTACTATGCCAATACGCCGCGCTTAGACAAAAACCAAGTTGAAACGGTGGCCTTAGCTTAG
- a CDS encoding retention module-containing protein, with product MAKEAGVVKFISGKAVAIDQNGNERELKVGDILYMGESIKTSDAADKITIVSNNGKEITIVGNDTLALNQSTIGTEGLADVSDLQNAILNGGDLTKLEETAAGGNTAAGGGDGVSLGDAKFAEGGHYSNINATYRNLSDTNRAFASYDSPISGYNGGDDTIIPSNPLVTFISDLNNDGTLSRVEHARDTNLNTSKVLITIPNDGTVRAGDILNITITKPDGNTENKTIPITPTIISNGYQFDAPIQTGKISKVDATITNFQGNVSGRSEDSVTSSGFSAPEVKFTEDNSPDNNLLTYTENAKDGKLNETPVLITVKDVIVGDVLHVTLTKPNGTTEVRNVSIDQNIIDNGYKIDNMPVEHGKPSKVEAYVADSTNTMRSTTASDSTTLDVKPTLKFTEDTDDNIYLYDNENKQDNDFRSTTVEITLPKDVVIGDKIVITYTDPLTKQDTTKEISLTQEMIDNQKVNTSLPIFPDVRTSASVHVVDKNNVRKSEESDQDSVMPIGRNLEMTLPEEKTLHEISRQESTDDNEVNKTTARITLPNKIDNGDKLTLTITGPDPDDPVNNPSKTYTREFTIHMDSKGVVTSVTENGTSNVLTPIKSGDNQYTIDVSGIQLKHGEDTTIKAKVTNLNPNRHTSINESEVSASLEYVKKPEVIFGEANGNRSMSREQAMSDGDLNSTTVTIKLPKNAVNGDKLTVTIKEPNEATAREIKYTIGKDNNGKFFVKDSDGNKIDTETDGRSFKISGIKTATGLETKVTAEIKDKDGIQHAEDTSTVTISNINDMAVYFKEDADRNVSLTRAESKDADGDLHKTTVVVKVPNNVIAGDVVTVKIDNGTPKKYSVISNLNGEIKLEHVKGDGTKETITTNSTKNNEIEIPGVEIIAGKTINVTTETTDASGGKKAEAQNHNTLETLNNDMKITFDEDSDNDGILYNAEANRDHNEDTTTATIKLPSNFVLGDKLIVESHNEDTPNNKTTKTYEIVKDNNGKLIAKNGSEELDITDDADGNKVVKYTLGLTEDHKTIINAKVTDNTGADKVETNSDITLDAQGSGSGTGFRLFIDEDKDRNGVLSRDEAMKDGKLNTTSATLQIPTTVNSGGIIKVKVNGGAEKTYTVASNDGTNVTIKDAGGSLVALEPGNKLKISDVHIDKDHPAVVEATINGVTKTAKATLESVDTKNLKIEFVEDNASRDNVIDRDEAILDNDIKKTIISVQVPHNVTNGDKVAVTIKEPQANGTTGSRTITYTVSKTANGKISLTDDSDTTHTPHELENNTIKIPGVAMLPGRETSAVATITNGAETTTSSEAKAKLAPLSEAGLSVSIVADKNDNGIISRDESGSKISKVHVSIPGSVIVGDKIDVKITNPDGSTLTNHYEVIGKDVNGKTTLKNIADPMHPITLGRDNPLELDATIAVGKETKAEVTLTDTFGESKTVSDTAHAEIDAIRGIMFNKDIKTSESGERSTTVKVYLNEDAREGDTVEFKYTNPDNHALTKTATYTLSAADIAKGTFDQELDINARSAYDLNVKASLKTSDGLESKSYEPYKPLHIGVENYTVKFDASKDMKGGEGHDTLVFDKQIVDLRGITNLDSKVESFENLELKGETKIKFNAQNILDITDNPDTVLKIKGGNIDANGNKITKVDLVHKWTEDHSYDTAGFKGYSSIDQINGKTIHIQIDDKIHTDL from the coding sequence TTGGCTAAAGAAGCTGGAGTAGTAAAATTCATTAGTGGCAAGGCGGTCGCTATCGATCAAAACGGAAATGAGAGAGAGCTAAAAGTAGGTGACATCCTTTATATGGGAGAGAGCATCAAGACAAGTGATGCTGCTGATAAAATAACAATCGTTTCAAATAATGGAAAAGAGATTACGATCGTAGGCAATGATACACTTGCTTTAAATCAAAGTACTATAGGCACGGAAGGCTTGGCAGATGTTAGTGATTTACAAAATGCTATTTTAAATGGTGGAGATTTAACAAAACTTGAAGAGACCGCAGCTGGTGGAAATACTGCTGCTGGTGGTGGAGATGGCGTTAGCTTGGGTGATGCTAAATTTGCTGAGGGTGGTCACTACTCAAACATTAATGCAACATATAGAAATTTAAGTGATACAAACAGAGCTTTTGCATCATACGATAGCCCAATAAGCGGATACAATGGCGGAGATGATACTATAATCCCAAGCAATCCTCTTGTAACTTTTATAAGCGATCTTAATAACGATGGTACTTTAAGCAGGGTTGAGCATGCACGTGATACAAATTTAAATACATCAAAAGTTCTTATTACAATTCCAAATGATGGCACAGTAAGGGCTGGAGATATACTAAATATCACTATAACTAAGCCAGATGGTAATACTGAAAATAAAACAATTCCTATCACTCCAACTATCATAAGCAATGGTTATCAGTTTGATGCACCAATACAGACTGGCAAAATTTCAAAAGTTGATGCAACTATTACAAATTTTCAAGGAAATGTTAGTGGTAGAAGTGAAGATAGCGTAACTTCAAGTGGCTTTAGTGCTCCAGAGGTTAAATTTACAGAAGATAACAGCCCTGATAATAATCTATTAACATATACTGAAAATGCTAAAGATGGCAAATTAAATGAAACTCCAGTCCTTATAACTGTAAAAGATGTGATTGTCGGAGATGTGCTTCACGTGACTTTAACAAAGCCTAATGGCACAACCGAGGTTAGAAATGTATCTATTGATCAAAACATAATAGATAATGGATATAAGATAGATAATATGCCAGTTGAGCACGGTAAGCCTTCAAAAGTAGAAGCTTATGTAGCAGATAGCACAAACACGATGAGAAGCACAACTGCAAGCGACTCTACTACTCTTGATGTAAAACCGACTTTGAAATTTACTGAAGATACAGATGATAATATCTATCTATATGATAATGAAAATAAGCAAGATAACGACTTTAGAAGCACGACAGTAGAAATAACTCTACCAAAAGATGTAGTTATTGGCGATAAGATCGTTATAACTTATACTGATCCACTAACTAAGCAAGATACAACAAAAGAAATTTCTCTTACACAAGAGATGATTGATAATCAAAAAGTAAATACCTCTCTTCCGATATTTCCAGATGTAAGAACATCAGCTAGTGTTCATGTGGTAGATAAAAACAATGTTCGAAAAAGTGAAGAGTCAGATCAAGATAGTGTAATGCCTATTGGTAGAAATTTAGAAATGACATTACCAGAAGAAAAGACTCTTCATGAAATTTCAAGACAAGAAAGTACTGATGATAATGAAGTAAATAAAACCACAGCAAGGATTACTCTACCAAATAAAATTGATAATGGCGATAAGCTTACGCTAACTATTACTGGACCTGATCCTGATGATCCTGTAAATAATCCATCTAAAACTTATACAAGAGAATTTACTATACATATGGATAGTAAAGGTGTTGTGACTAGTGTAACAGAGAATGGAACTTCCAATGTTTTAACACCGATAAAATCAGGCGACAATCAATATACCATTGATGTTTCTGGTATCCAACTAAAGCATGGAGAAGATACGACTATTAAGGCCAAAGTTACAAATTTAAATCCAAATAGACATACATCTATAAATGAGTCAGAAGTATCGGCCAGTTTAGAATATGTAAAAAAACCTGAAGTTATCTTTGGAGAGGCTAATGGCAATAGGAGTATGAGTAGAGAGCAAGCTATGAGTGATGGTGATCTTAATAGTACAACAGTCACTATCAAGCTTCCAAAAAATGCAGTAAATGGTGATAAGCTAACTGTAACTATAAAAGAGCCAAATGAAGCTACTGCTAGAGAAATAAAATACACTATTGGAAAAGATAATAATGGTAAGTTCTTTGTAAAAGATAGCGATGGCAATAAAATAGATACAGAAACAGATGGTAGAAGCTTTAAAATTTCTGGCATTAAGACAGCAACTGGTCTAGAAACTAAAGTAACAGCTGAGATAAAAGATAAAGATGGTATTCAGCATGCAGAAGATACAAGCACGGTTACTATCTCAAATATAAACGATATGGCAGTATATTTCAAAGAGGACGCTGACCGTAACGTATCTTTAACGAGGGCAGAGAGTAAAGATGCAGATGGTGACCTACATAAAACGACAGTAGTAGTAAAAGTGCCAAACAATGTTATAGCTGGTGATGTGGTAACTGTAAAAATAGATAATGGTACTCCAAAAAAGTATAGTGTTATAAGTAATCTAAATGGAGAAATAAAGTTAGAACATGTAAAAGGCGATGGCACTAAAGAAACTATTACTACAAATTCCACAAAGAATAATGAGATAGAAATTCCTGGCGTAGAGATCATTGCTGGCAAGACCATCAATGTAACTACTGAGACTACCGATGCAAGCGGTGGTAAAAAAGCTGAAGCACAAAATCATAACACTCTTGAAACGCTTAATAATGATATGAAAATCACTTTTGATGAAGATAGTGATAATGATGGCATCTTATATAATGCTGAGGCAAATCGTGATCACAACGAAGACACAACAACAGCAACTATCAAGCTTCCTTCAAATTTTGTTTTAGGTGATAAATTAATAGTAGAGTCACATAACGAAGACACACCAAATAATAAAACAACTAAGACATATGAGATAGTAAAAGATAATAACGGCAAATTGATAGCCAAAAATGGCAGTGAAGAGCTTGATATTACCGATGATGCTGATGGCAATAAGGTGGTCAAATATACACTTGGCTTAACAGAAGATCATAAGACTATCATTAATGCCAAAGTTACTGATAATACTGGTGCTGATAAGGTTGAGACAAATAGCGATATTACGCTTGATGCTCAAGGTAGCGGCTCTGGAACAGGCTTTAGGCTATTTATTGATGAGGATAAAGATAGAAATGGTGTTCTAAGTAGAGATGAAGCCATGAAGGATGGAAAATTAAATACCACTTCGGCAACACTTCAAATTCCAACTACTGTAAATAGCGGTGGTATTATAAAAGTCAAGGTAAATGGTGGAGCAGAGAAAACTTATACCGTTGCTTCAAATGATGGTACAAACGTTACTATAAAAGATGCAGGTGGCAGCCTTGTCGCACTTGAGCCAGGAAATAAACTAAAAATTTCTGATGTTCATATAGATAAAGATCATCCAGCAGTGGTTGAAGCTACTATAAATGGAGTAACAAAGACAGCTAAAGCTACATTAGAATCAGTAGATACTAAAAATTTAAAGATTGAATTTGTTGAAGATAATGCAAGTAGAGACAATGTAATAGACAGAGATGAAGCTATTTTGGACAATGATATAAAAAAGACAATTATAAGTGTTCAGGTACCGCATAATGTCACAAATGGTGATAAGGTAGCAGTAACAATAAAAGAACCTCAAGCTAATGGTACAACAGGGTCTAGAACCATAACTTATACAGTTTCAAAAACTGCTAATGGTAAAATTTCATTAACAGATGATAGTGATACTACTCATACTCCACATGAACTAGAAAATAACACTATAAAAATTCCTGGCGTTGCTATGCTTCCTGGTCGTGAAACTAGTGCAGTAGCTACTATAACAAATGGTGCTGAGACTACAACTAGTAGCGAAGCAAAAGCTAAACTTGCTCCTTTAAGTGAAGCGGGATTAAGTGTAAGCATAGTTGCTGATAAAAATGACAATGGCATTATCTCAAGAGATGAGTCAGGTAGTAAAATTTCAAAGGTTCATGTTTCTATCCCAGGAAGTGTTATAGTAGGCGATAAGATAGATGTTAAGATAACAAATCCTGATGGATCTACCTTGACTAATCATTACGAAGTTATAGGAAAAGATGTAAATGGTAAAACTACTTTAAAAAATATAGCAGATCCTATGCATCCGATTACACTAGGTAGGGATAATCCACTTGAACTTGATGCTACTATCGCAGTTGGTAAAGAAACAAAAGCTGAAGTTACTCTAACTGACACATTTGGTGAGAGCAAAACAGTAAGTGATACGGCACATGCTGAAATCGATGCTATAAGAGGTATCATGTTTAATAAAGATATAAAAACCTCAGAAAGTGGCGAGAGATCTACTACGGTTAAAGTTTATCTTAATGAAGATGCTAGAGAAGGGGATACGGTAGAGTTTAAATACACTAATCCAGACAACCATGCACTAACCAAGACTGCAACATATACTCTATCGGCTGCAGATATAGCAAAAGGTACATTTGACCAAGAGCTTGATATCAATGCAAGATCAGCCTATGATCTAAATGTTAAAGCCTCACTTAAAACTTCAGATGGCTTAGAGTCCAAGTCTTACGAGCCTTATAAACCACTTCATATAGGCGTTGAAAACTATACGGTTAAATTTGACGCAAGTAAAGATATGAAAGGTGGCGAAGGTCATGATACTTTGGTGTTTGATAAGCAAATAGTTGATCTTAGAGGCATTACTAATCTTGATTCAAAAGTGGAAAGCTTTGAAAACCTTGAGCTTAAAGGAGAAACAAAGATCAAATTTAATGCACAAAACATCCTTGATATCACTGATAATCCTGATACGGTGCTTAAGATAAAAGGCGGTAATATTGATGCTAATGGCAATAAAATCACAAAAGTTGATCTAGTTCATAAATGGACCGAAGATCATTCATATGATACTGCTGGATTTAAAGGCTACTCAAGCATAGATCAAATAAATGGAAAAACTATCCATATCCAAATAGACGACAAAATCCACACCGATCTTTAA
- a CDS encoding LemA family protein, with translation MKNLIAVIIVIAALAFGAFKYINSFVALDENVNAKWSQVLNQYKRRAELVPNLVETVKGYAAHEQKIFEDVANARSKSMQVSVDASGLSDEAKMKEFMTAQSSFGLALGRLMAISENYPELKANQNFLSLQSQLEGTQNRISVAMHDYIEAVKEYNVALRSFPNKFIASAFYPELKPKQNLEISNEEKINPKVSFEK, from the coding sequence ATGAAAAATTTAATAGCCGTTATTATAGTTATTGCTGCACTTGCTTTTGGTGCTTTTAAGTATATAAATTCATTTGTTGCACTTGATGAAAATGTAAATGCAAAGTGGTCGCAGGTGTTAAATCAATATAAAAGAAGAGCCGAGCTTGTGCCAAATTTGGTTGAAACTGTAAAAGGCTACGCAGCTCATGAGCAAAAAATTTTTGAAGATGTGGCAAATGCTAGAAGCAAGAGCATGCAAGTAAGCGTTGATGCAAGTGGTCTTAGCGATGAAGCTAAGATGAAAGAATTTATGACAGCACAAAGCTCATTTGGCTTGGCACTTGGTAGGCTTATGGCAATTAGTGAGAACTATCCGGAGCTAAAAGCAAATCAAAATTTCTTATCTCTTCAGAGTCAGCTTGAAGGTACGCAAAACCGCATAAGTGTAGCAATGCATGATTATATCGAAGCTGTAAAAGAGTATAACGTAGCCCTTAGAAGCTTTCCAAATAAATTTATAGCAAGTGCTTTTTATCCTGAGCTAAAGCCAAAACAAAATCTTGAAATAAGTAACGAAGAGAAGATAAATCCAAAAGTTTCATTTGAGAAATGA